One segment of Taeniopygia guttata chromosome 17, bTaeGut7.mat, whole genome shotgun sequence DNA contains the following:
- the FKBP15 gene encoding FK506-binding protein 15 isoform X2, which translates to MFAAAEEDDADFLSPASGARLASLFGLDQTVSSQGNEFFQFTAPKQPKKGQTAAGQPQKAPVAASGAPSVLVATAVLAYRYTNGQYLKQGKYGAAVVGNHATKEYRILLYISQQQQITSARIHPGFVLTVQPNNYSTFYDDQRQNWSIMFESEKAAVDFSRQVCIAKCNSSPALDSVLCQDLLLGEGQGVEGGDSLEVAYTGWLFQNNGLGQVFDSNVNKDKLLRLKLGSGKVIKGWEEGMLGMKKGGRRFLIIPPAWAYGAQGVAARVPPDSTLAFEVEVRRVKLAKECSGSDGLSVSSRDSPAPSPVPSSDGFSSDSGLVPPSTIPPKPGEPAVRAKSNSISEQLANPDVAKAKLISRMAKMGQPMLPFLAGTAGSQLDSSDSEIEDPNTLRGTTQPVASTRPSQPAQAVLPTVSTQVPQASGAAPSVSSAALIPATIQPHSALPGGAQGFQAYPGVAFAYPQTAASASQLQPVGQMYPAPYQAPGDVTSFLMTEARQHNTEIRLAVSKVVDKMDHLAAKVEELKKQSTANSSLLPGISSVTMEASMIMSNIQRIIQENERLKQEIFEKSSRIEEQNEKISELIERNQRYVEQSNLLMEQRNHSLQTTNENTQARVLHAEQEKAKVAEELAAATAQVSQLQLELTAHQKKEMDLRKQLSCAVQDAERQEAQLNKLQAQVAELQEASQDTRSRFKAEKQSRKQLDMKIAALEEELTDLRVEKETLERNLAERKKKSLSERAQAEEEMEEIRRSHQQELDKLRQLLKKARTSTDQAAAEQLSVIQAELESQCEAKCERALASAREQHARQCQELCEQRDSLQHQLAQLEEKLTALKHSKKAEAQKLSEAQQRLEELEPIQEKYSALQADVGVLRARYEEQIRELQKDQDGSSPADYTEQVKKIMNGVFQSLRGEFELDEMYSGRTVLGVVMNTIKTVTLQLLNRQQEKAEHGSENEESGTAAGRQEGSPGAKTEHREPLQHSPAQSTAPPADPGEETRGCLQPEQQGQAAPHPAGPRAPEEEQETQSTEVAEEEKVQEEHLPPAADCSLDAEKGPELAGQPVPGLEGAPIGQADPEQDPSAVSLQAAAAEPSVPGAKPGEVDEAALPAQPAVEQKAEEAGGGLEPPPLNGEEGSGTEPWDGAGSEQERASVSSRAEPGSAVLGEAPGSQEHSPRHTDSSLFEDDNFFETASPKPLKPQVPSEEEDEEEVSMKGRPPPAPLFGDDDDDDLDWLG; encoded by the exons TACAGGATCCTCCTTTACATCAGCCAGCAACAACAGATCACCTCTGCAAGGATCCACCCAGGCTTTGTGCTCACG GTTCAGCCCAACAATTACAGCACGTTCTATGATGATCAGAGACAAAACTGGTCCATCATGTTTGAGTCAGAGAAGGCAGCAGTGGATTTCAGTAGGCAG GTGTGCATTGCCAAATGCAacagctctccagcactggaCTCAGTcctctgccaggatctcctccTGGGAGAAGGGCAGGGGGTGGAAGGAGGAGACTCCCTGGAGGTTGCCTATACGGGATGGCTGTTCCAGAACAACGGGCTTGGACAG GTGTTTGACTCTAATGTTAACAAAGACAAGCTGCTGCGGCTGAAGCTGGGGTCTGGAAAGGTCATCAAG GGCTGGGAAGAAGGAATGCTGGGCATGAAGAAAGGAGGACGACGGTTCCTCATCATTCCTCCAGCCTGGGCCTACGGGGCTCAGGGCGTGGCTGCTCGTGTCCCTCCAGACTCCACGCTGGCCTTTGAGGTGGAGGTCAGGAGG GTGAAGCTGGCAAAGGAGTGCTCTGGTTCAGATGGGCTGAGTGTCAGTTCAAGGGATTCCCCTGCACCTTCTCCAGTTCCCAGCTCAGATGGCTTCTCCTCAGACTCTGGTTTAGTGCCTCCCTCCACCATCCCTCCAAAGCCTGG GGAGCCAGCTGTTCGGGCCAAGTCCAACTCCATCAGTGAGCAGCTCGCA AACCCAGATGTAGCAAAGGCAAAGCTGATTTCTCGGATGGCCAAAATGGGACAGCCCATGCTGCCTTTCCTtgctgggacagcagggagcCAGCTGGACTCCAGTGACTCAGAAATAGAG GATCCCAATACTCTGAGAGGGACAACACAGCCAGTGGCTTCAACCAgaccctcccagccagctcagGCAGTGCTGCCCACAGTGTCCACACAAG tacCTCAAGCATCTGGTGCTGCACCTTCAGTATCTTCTGCTGCTTTAATTCCTGCAACGATCCAGCCCCattcagctctgcctggaggAGCACAGGGCTTTCAG GCATATCCAGGAGTGGCATTTGCTTACCCCCAAACTGCTGCATCTGCCTCTCAACTCCAGCCTGTGGGTCAGATGTATCCTGCTCCTTACCAAG CCCCTGGAGATGTCACTTCCTTTTTGATGACAGAAGCTCGGCAGCACAACACTGAAATCCGACTGGCTGTGAGCAAAGTCGTGGATAAAATGGATCACCTGGCTGCCAAG GTGGAGGAGCTGAAGAAGCAAAGCACTGCTaacagctccctgctgcctggcATCTCCTCTGTCACTATGGAAGCCTCCATGATCATGAGCAACATCCAGCGCATCATCCAG GAGAATGAGAGACTGAAGCAGGAGATATTTGAGAAGAGCAGTCGGATTGAGGAGCAGAATGAGAAGATCAGTGAGTTGATTGAACGCAACCAGAG GTATGTGGAGCAGAGTAACCTGCTGATGGAGCAGAGGAACCACTCCCTGCAGACAACAAACGAGAACACACAGGCAAGAGTGTTGCATGCAGAGCAGGAGAAG GCCAAAGttgcagaggagctggcagctgccactgcccaggtttcccagctgcagctggagctcacTGCCCACCAGAAGAAGGAGATGGACCTGAGGAAGCAGCtctcctgtgctgtgcaggatgCAGAGAGACAGGAGGCACAGCTCAACAAGCTGCAGGCACAGGTGGCAG AGCTCCAAGAAGCCTCTCAGGACACTCGGAGCAGATTCAAGGCTGAGAAGCAGAGCCGCAAACAGCTGGATATGAAGATTGCAGCACTGGAGGAAGAGCTGACAGACCTGAGAGTGGAAAAGGAGACTCTGGAAAGG AATCttgcagagaggaagaagaaatccCTCTCAGAGAGAGCTcaggcagaggaggagatggaggaaaTTCGCAGGTCgcaccagcaggagctggacaagCTCCGGCAGCTCCTGAAGAAGGCCCGGACCTCGACTgaccaggcagcagcagagcag CTGTCAGTGAtacaggcagagctggagtccCAGTGTGAAGCCAAGTGTGAGCGTGCCCTGGCCtcagccagggagcagcacGCCcggcagtgccaggagctgtgtgagcagagggactccctgcagcaccagctggcCCAGCTGGAAGAGAAG CTCACGGCTCTCAAACACTCAAAAAAAGCAGAGGCGCAAAAATTGTCTGAGGCTCAGCAGCGtttggaggagctggagcctATCCAAGAGAAG TactcagccctgcaggcagaCGTGGGGGTGCTCAGGGCTCGCTACGAGGAACAGATCCGGGAGCTGCAGAAGGATCAGGATGGATCTTCCCCTGCAGACTACACTGAGCAA GTAAAGAAGATCATGAATGGAGTATTTCAGTCTCTTCGGGGTGAATTTGAGCTGGATGAGATGTACAGTGGCAGGACAGTGTTGGGGGTTGTCATGAACACTATCAAG actgtgacactgcagctgCTCAACAGGCAGCAGGAGAAAGCAGAGCATGGCAGTGAAAATGAGGaatctggcacagcagcagggagacaGGAGGGATCACCTGGAGCCAAGACTGAGCACAGAgagcccctgcagcacagcccagcacagagcactgcACCCCCAGCTGATCCTGGGGAAGAAACCAGAGGCTGcctgcagcctgagcagcaaggccaggctgctcctcacCCTGCTGGGCCCAGAGCtcctgaggaggagcaggagacacAGAGCACTGAGGTGGCAGAAGAAGAGAAGGTTCAGGAGGAGCatctccctcctgcagctgattGCAGCCTGGATGCTGAGAAGGGGCCTGAGCTTGCAGGACAGCCTGTTCCTGGGCTGGAGGGTGCTCCCATCGGGCAGGCTGACCCAGAACAGGATCCCTCTGCAGTGTccttgcaggcagcagctgcagagccttCTGTCCCAGGAGCCAAGCCAGGAGAGGTGGATGAGGCAGcacttccagcacagccagctgtgGAGCAGAAGGCAGAGGAGGCTGGGGGAGGTTTAGAGCCTCCTCCCTTAAATGGGGAGGAGGGGAGTGGCACAGAGCCGTGGGATGGAGCTGGCTCCGAGCAGGAACGTGCCTCAGtgtccagcagagcagagccaggctcagctgtcctgggaGAAGCTCCAGGATCACAGGAACACAGCCCCAGGCACACAGATTCCAG CCTCTTTGAGGATGACAACTTCTTTGAAACAGCATCTCCTAAACCACTGAAGCCTCAAGTTCCCTctgaagaggaggatgaggaggaagtg AGCATGAAGGGGCGTCCCCCTCCCGCGCCGCTCTTCGGTGACGATGATGACGATGACCTGGACTGGCTGGGATGA
- the FKBP15 gene encoding FK506-binding protein 15 isoform X1 produces the protein MFAAAEEDDADFLSPASGARLASLFGLDQTVSSQGNEFFQFTAPKQPKKGQTAAGQPQKAPVAASGAPSVLVATAVLAYRYTNGQYLKQGKYGAAVVGNHATKEYRILLYISQQQQITSARIHPGFVLTVQPNNYSTFYDDQRQNWSIMFESEKAAVDFSRQVCIAKCNSSPALDSVLCQDLLLGEGQGVEGGDSLEVAYTGWLFQNNGLGQVFDSNVNKDKLLRLKLGSGKVIKGWEEGMLGMKKGGRRFLIIPPAWAYGAQGVAARVPPDSTLAFEVEVRRVKLAKECSGSDGLSVSSRDSPAPSPVPSSDGFSSDSGLVPPSTIPPKPGEPAVRAKSNSISEQLANPDVAKAKLISRMAKMGQPMLPFLAGTAGSQLDSSDSEIEDPNTLRGTTQPVASTRPSQPAQAVLPTVSTQVPQASGAAPSVSSAALIPATIQPHSALPGGAQGFQAYPGVAFAYPQTAASASQLQPVGQMYPAPYQAPGDVTSFLMTEARQHNTEIRLAVSKVVDKMDHLAAKVEELKKQSTANSSLLPGISSVTMEASMIMSNIQRIIQENERLKQEIFEKSSRIEEQNEKISELIERNQRYVEQSNLLMEQRNHSLQTTNENTQARVLHAEQEKHMLPVDRGWDQAKVAEELAAATAQVSQLQLELTAHQKKEMDLRKQLSCAVQDAERQEAQLNKLQAQVAELQEASQDTRSRFKAEKQSRKQLDMKIAALEEELTDLRVEKETLERNLAERKKKSLSERAQAEEEMEEIRRSHQQELDKLRQLLKKARTSTDQAAAEQLSVIQAELESQCEAKCERALASAREQHARQCQELCEQRDSLQHQLAQLEEKLTALKHSKKAEAQKLSEAQQRLEELEPIQEKYSALQADVGVLRARYEEQIRELQKDQDGSSPADYTEQVKKIMNGVFQSLRGEFELDEMYSGRTVLGVVMNTIKTVTLQLLNRQQEKAEHGSENEESGTAAGRQEGSPGAKTEHREPLQHSPAQSTAPPADPGEETRGCLQPEQQGQAAPHPAGPRAPEEEQETQSTEVAEEEKVQEEHLPPAADCSLDAEKGPELAGQPVPGLEGAPIGQADPEQDPSAVSLQAAAAEPSVPGAKPGEVDEAALPAQPAVEQKAEEAGGGLEPPPLNGEEGSGTEPWDGAGSEQERASVSSRAEPGSAVLGEAPGSQEHSPRHTDSSLFEDDNFFETASPKPLKPQVPSEEEDEEEVSMKGRPPPAPLFGDDDDDDLDWLG, from the exons TACAGGATCCTCCTTTACATCAGCCAGCAACAACAGATCACCTCTGCAAGGATCCACCCAGGCTTTGTGCTCACG GTTCAGCCCAACAATTACAGCACGTTCTATGATGATCAGAGACAAAACTGGTCCATCATGTTTGAGTCAGAGAAGGCAGCAGTGGATTTCAGTAGGCAG GTGTGCATTGCCAAATGCAacagctctccagcactggaCTCAGTcctctgccaggatctcctccTGGGAGAAGGGCAGGGGGTGGAAGGAGGAGACTCCCTGGAGGTTGCCTATACGGGATGGCTGTTCCAGAACAACGGGCTTGGACAG GTGTTTGACTCTAATGTTAACAAAGACAAGCTGCTGCGGCTGAAGCTGGGGTCTGGAAAGGTCATCAAG GGCTGGGAAGAAGGAATGCTGGGCATGAAGAAAGGAGGACGACGGTTCCTCATCATTCCTCCAGCCTGGGCCTACGGGGCTCAGGGCGTGGCTGCTCGTGTCCCTCCAGACTCCACGCTGGCCTTTGAGGTGGAGGTCAGGAGG GTGAAGCTGGCAAAGGAGTGCTCTGGTTCAGATGGGCTGAGTGTCAGTTCAAGGGATTCCCCTGCACCTTCTCCAGTTCCCAGCTCAGATGGCTTCTCCTCAGACTCTGGTTTAGTGCCTCCCTCCACCATCCCTCCAAAGCCTGG GGAGCCAGCTGTTCGGGCCAAGTCCAACTCCATCAGTGAGCAGCTCGCA AACCCAGATGTAGCAAAGGCAAAGCTGATTTCTCGGATGGCCAAAATGGGACAGCCCATGCTGCCTTTCCTtgctgggacagcagggagcCAGCTGGACTCCAGTGACTCAGAAATAGAG GATCCCAATACTCTGAGAGGGACAACACAGCCAGTGGCTTCAACCAgaccctcccagccagctcagGCAGTGCTGCCCACAGTGTCCACACAAG tacCTCAAGCATCTGGTGCTGCACCTTCAGTATCTTCTGCTGCTTTAATTCCTGCAACGATCCAGCCCCattcagctctgcctggaggAGCACAGGGCTTTCAG GCATATCCAGGAGTGGCATTTGCTTACCCCCAAACTGCTGCATCTGCCTCTCAACTCCAGCCTGTGGGTCAGATGTATCCTGCTCCTTACCAAG CCCCTGGAGATGTCACTTCCTTTTTGATGACAGAAGCTCGGCAGCACAACACTGAAATCCGACTGGCTGTGAGCAAAGTCGTGGATAAAATGGATCACCTGGCTGCCAAG GTGGAGGAGCTGAAGAAGCAAAGCACTGCTaacagctccctgctgcctggcATCTCCTCTGTCACTATGGAAGCCTCCATGATCATGAGCAACATCCAGCGCATCATCCAG GAGAATGAGAGACTGAAGCAGGAGATATTTGAGAAGAGCAGTCGGATTGAGGAGCAGAATGAGAAGATCAGTGAGTTGATTGAACGCAACCAGAG GTATGTGGAGCAGAGTAACCTGCTGATGGAGCAGAGGAACCACTCCCTGCAGACAACAAACGAGAACACACAGGCAAGAGTGTTGCATGCAGAGCAGGAGAAG CACATGCTGCCAGTGGATCGGGGCTGGGACCAG GCCAAAGttgcagaggagctggcagctgccactgcccaggtttcccagctgcagctggagctcacTGCCCACCAGAAGAAGGAGATGGACCTGAGGAAGCAGCtctcctgtgctgtgcaggatgCAGAGAGACAGGAGGCACAGCTCAACAAGCTGCAGGCACAGGTGGCAG AGCTCCAAGAAGCCTCTCAGGACACTCGGAGCAGATTCAAGGCTGAGAAGCAGAGCCGCAAACAGCTGGATATGAAGATTGCAGCACTGGAGGAAGAGCTGACAGACCTGAGAGTGGAAAAGGAGACTCTGGAAAGG AATCttgcagagaggaagaagaaatccCTCTCAGAGAGAGCTcaggcagaggaggagatggaggaaaTTCGCAGGTCgcaccagcaggagctggacaagCTCCGGCAGCTCCTGAAGAAGGCCCGGACCTCGACTgaccaggcagcagcagagcag CTGTCAGTGAtacaggcagagctggagtccCAGTGTGAAGCCAAGTGTGAGCGTGCCCTGGCCtcagccagggagcagcacGCCcggcagtgccaggagctgtgtgagcagagggactccctgcagcaccagctggcCCAGCTGGAAGAGAAG CTCACGGCTCTCAAACACTCAAAAAAAGCAGAGGCGCAAAAATTGTCTGAGGCTCAGCAGCGtttggaggagctggagcctATCCAAGAGAAG TactcagccctgcaggcagaCGTGGGGGTGCTCAGGGCTCGCTACGAGGAACAGATCCGGGAGCTGCAGAAGGATCAGGATGGATCTTCCCCTGCAGACTACACTGAGCAA GTAAAGAAGATCATGAATGGAGTATTTCAGTCTCTTCGGGGTGAATTTGAGCTGGATGAGATGTACAGTGGCAGGACAGTGTTGGGGGTTGTCATGAACACTATCAAG actgtgacactgcagctgCTCAACAGGCAGCAGGAGAAAGCAGAGCATGGCAGTGAAAATGAGGaatctggcacagcagcagggagacaGGAGGGATCACCTGGAGCCAAGACTGAGCACAGAgagcccctgcagcacagcccagcacagagcactgcACCCCCAGCTGATCCTGGGGAAGAAACCAGAGGCTGcctgcagcctgagcagcaaggccaggctgctcctcacCCTGCTGGGCCCAGAGCtcctgaggaggagcaggagacacAGAGCACTGAGGTGGCAGAAGAAGAGAAGGTTCAGGAGGAGCatctccctcctgcagctgattGCAGCCTGGATGCTGAGAAGGGGCCTGAGCTTGCAGGACAGCCTGTTCCTGGGCTGGAGGGTGCTCCCATCGGGCAGGCTGACCCAGAACAGGATCCCTCTGCAGTGTccttgcaggcagcagctgcagagccttCTGTCCCAGGAGCCAAGCCAGGAGAGGTGGATGAGGCAGcacttccagcacagccagctgtgGAGCAGAAGGCAGAGGAGGCTGGGGGAGGTTTAGAGCCTCCTCCCTTAAATGGGGAGGAGGGGAGTGGCACAGAGCCGTGGGATGGAGCTGGCTCCGAGCAGGAACGTGCCTCAGtgtccagcagagcagagccaggctcagctgtcctgggaGAAGCTCCAGGATCACAGGAACACAGCCCCAGGCACACAGATTCCAG CCTCTTTGAGGATGACAACTTCTTTGAAACAGCATCTCCTAAACCACTGAAGCCTCAAGTTCCCTctgaagaggaggatgaggaggaagtg AGCATGAAGGGGCGTCCCCCTCCCGCGCCGCTCTTCGGTGACGATGATGACGATGACCTGGACTGGCTGGGATGA
- the FKBP15 gene encoding FK506-binding protein 15 isoform X3: MLPKRILLYISQQQQITSARIHPGFVLTVQPNNYSTFYDDQRQNWSIMFESEKAAVDFSRQVCIAKCNSSPALDSVLCQDLLLGEGQGVEGGDSLEVAYTGWLFQNNGLGQVFDSNVNKDKLLRLKLGSGKVIKGWEEGMLGMKKGGRRFLIIPPAWAYGAQGVAARVPPDSTLAFEVEVRRVKLAKECSGSDGLSVSSRDSPAPSPVPSSDGFSSDSGLVPPSTIPPKPGEPAVRAKSNSISEQLANPDVAKAKLISRMAKMGQPMLPFLAGTAGSQLDSSDSEIEDPNTLRGTTQPVASTRPSQPAQAVLPTVSTQVPQASGAAPSVSSAALIPATIQPHSALPGGAQGFQAYPGVAFAYPQTAASASQLQPVGQMYPAPYQAPGDVTSFLMTEARQHNTEIRLAVSKVVDKMDHLAAKVEELKKQSTANSSLLPGISSVTMEASMIMSNIQRIIQENERLKQEIFEKSSRIEEQNEKISELIERNQRYVEQSNLLMEQRNHSLQTTNENTQARVLHAEQEKHMLPVDRGWDQAKVAEELAAATAQVSQLQLELTAHQKKEMDLRKQLSCAVQDAERQEAQLNKLQAQVAELQEASQDTRSRFKAEKQSRKQLDMKIAALEEELTDLRVEKETLERNLAERKKKSLSERAQAEEEMEEIRRSHQQELDKLRQLLKKARTSTDQAAAEQLSVIQAELESQCEAKCERALASAREQHARQCQELCEQRDSLQHQLAQLEEKLTALKHSKKAEAQKLSEAQQRLEELEPIQEKYSALQADVGVLRARYEEQIRELQKDQDGSSPADYTEQVKKIMNGVFQSLRGEFELDEMYSGRTVLGVVMNTIKTVTLQLLNRQQEKAEHGSENEESGTAAGRQEGSPGAKTEHREPLQHSPAQSTAPPADPGEETRGCLQPEQQGQAAPHPAGPRAPEEEQETQSTEVAEEEKVQEEHLPPAADCSLDAEKGPELAGQPVPGLEGAPIGQADPEQDPSAVSLQAAAAEPSVPGAKPGEVDEAALPAQPAVEQKAEEAGGGLEPPPLNGEEGSGTEPWDGAGSEQERASVSSRAEPGSAVLGEAPGSQEHSPRHTDSSLFEDDNFFETASPKPLKPQVPSEEEDEEEVSMKGRPPPAPLFGDDDDDDLDWLG, translated from the exons GATCCTCCTTTACATCAGCCAGCAACAACAGATCACCTCTGCAAGGATCCACCCAGGCTTTGTGCTCACG GTTCAGCCCAACAATTACAGCACGTTCTATGATGATCAGAGACAAAACTGGTCCATCATGTTTGAGTCAGAGAAGGCAGCAGTGGATTTCAGTAGGCAG GTGTGCATTGCCAAATGCAacagctctccagcactggaCTCAGTcctctgccaggatctcctccTGGGAGAAGGGCAGGGGGTGGAAGGAGGAGACTCCCTGGAGGTTGCCTATACGGGATGGCTGTTCCAGAACAACGGGCTTGGACAG GTGTTTGACTCTAATGTTAACAAAGACAAGCTGCTGCGGCTGAAGCTGGGGTCTGGAAAGGTCATCAAG GGCTGGGAAGAAGGAATGCTGGGCATGAAGAAAGGAGGACGACGGTTCCTCATCATTCCTCCAGCCTGGGCCTACGGGGCTCAGGGCGTGGCTGCTCGTGTCCCTCCAGACTCCACGCTGGCCTTTGAGGTGGAGGTCAGGAGG GTGAAGCTGGCAAAGGAGTGCTCTGGTTCAGATGGGCTGAGTGTCAGTTCAAGGGATTCCCCTGCACCTTCTCCAGTTCCCAGCTCAGATGGCTTCTCCTCAGACTCTGGTTTAGTGCCTCCCTCCACCATCCCTCCAAAGCCTGG GGAGCCAGCTGTTCGGGCCAAGTCCAACTCCATCAGTGAGCAGCTCGCA AACCCAGATGTAGCAAAGGCAAAGCTGATTTCTCGGATGGCCAAAATGGGACAGCCCATGCTGCCTTTCCTtgctgggacagcagggagcCAGCTGGACTCCAGTGACTCAGAAATAGAG GATCCCAATACTCTGAGAGGGACAACACAGCCAGTGGCTTCAACCAgaccctcccagccagctcagGCAGTGCTGCCCACAGTGTCCACACAAG tacCTCAAGCATCTGGTGCTGCACCTTCAGTATCTTCTGCTGCTTTAATTCCTGCAACGATCCAGCCCCattcagctctgcctggaggAGCACAGGGCTTTCAG GCATATCCAGGAGTGGCATTTGCTTACCCCCAAACTGCTGCATCTGCCTCTCAACTCCAGCCTGTGGGTCAGATGTATCCTGCTCCTTACCAAG CCCCTGGAGATGTCACTTCCTTTTTGATGACAGAAGCTCGGCAGCACAACACTGAAATCCGACTGGCTGTGAGCAAAGTCGTGGATAAAATGGATCACCTGGCTGCCAAG GTGGAGGAGCTGAAGAAGCAAAGCACTGCTaacagctccctgctgcctggcATCTCCTCTGTCACTATGGAAGCCTCCATGATCATGAGCAACATCCAGCGCATCATCCAG GAGAATGAGAGACTGAAGCAGGAGATATTTGAGAAGAGCAGTCGGATTGAGGAGCAGAATGAGAAGATCAGTGAGTTGATTGAACGCAACCAGAG GTATGTGGAGCAGAGTAACCTGCTGATGGAGCAGAGGAACCACTCCCTGCAGACAACAAACGAGAACACACAGGCAAGAGTGTTGCATGCAGAGCAGGAGAAG CACATGCTGCCAGTGGATCGGGGCTGGGACCAG GCCAAAGttgcagaggagctggcagctgccactgcccaggtttcccagctgcagctggagctcacTGCCCACCAGAAGAAGGAGATGGACCTGAGGAAGCAGCtctcctgtgctgtgcaggatgCAGAGAGACAGGAGGCACAGCTCAACAAGCTGCAGGCACAGGTGGCAG AGCTCCAAGAAGCCTCTCAGGACACTCGGAGCAGATTCAAGGCTGAGAAGCAGAGCCGCAAACAGCTGGATATGAAGATTGCAGCACTGGAGGAAGAGCTGACAGACCTGAGAGTGGAAAAGGAGACTCTGGAAAGG AATCttgcagagaggaagaagaaatccCTCTCAGAGAGAGCTcaggcagaggaggagatggaggaaaTTCGCAGGTCgcaccagcaggagctggacaagCTCCGGCAGCTCCTGAAGAAGGCCCGGACCTCGACTgaccaggcagcagcagagcag CTGTCAGTGAtacaggcagagctggagtccCAGTGTGAAGCCAAGTGTGAGCGTGCCCTGGCCtcagccagggagcagcacGCCcggcagtgccaggagctgtgtgagcagagggactccctgcagcaccagctggcCCAGCTGGAAGAGAAG CTCACGGCTCTCAAACACTCAAAAAAAGCAGAGGCGCAAAAATTGTCTGAGGCTCAGCAGCGtttggaggagctggagcctATCCAAGAGAAG TactcagccctgcaggcagaCGTGGGGGTGCTCAGGGCTCGCTACGAGGAACAGATCCGGGAGCTGCAGAAGGATCAGGATGGATCTTCCCCTGCAGACTACACTGAGCAA GTAAAGAAGATCATGAATGGAGTATTTCAGTCTCTTCGGGGTGAATTTGAGCTGGATGAGATGTACAGTGGCAGGACAGTGTTGGGGGTTGTCATGAACACTATCAAG actgtgacactgcagctgCTCAACAGGCAGCAGGAGAAAGCAGAGCATGGCAGTGAAAATGAGGaatctggcacagcagcagggagacaGGAGGGATCACCTGGAGCCAAGACTGAGCACAGAgagcccctgcagcacagcccagcacagagcactgcACCCCCAGCTGATCCTGGGGAAGAAACCAGAGGCTGcctgcagcctgagcagcaaggccaggctgctcctcacCCTGCTGGGCCCAGAGCtcctgaggaggagcaggagacacAGAGCACTGAGGTGGCAGAAGAAGAGAAGGTTCAGGAGGAGCatctccctcctgcagctgattGCAGCCTGGATGCTGAGAAGGGGCCTGAGCTTGCAGGACAGCCTGTTCCTGGGCTGGAGGGTGCTCCCATCGGGCAGGCTGACCCAGAACAGGATCCCTCTGCAGTGTccttgcaggcagcagctgcagagccttCTGTCCCAGGAGCCAAGCCAGGAGAGGTGGATGAGGCAGcacttccagcacagccagctgtgGAGCAGAAGGCAGAGGAGGCTGGGGGAGGTTTAGAGCCTCCTCCCTTAAATGGGGAGGAGGGGAGTGGCACAGAGCCGTGGGATGGAGCTGGCTCCGAGCAGGAACGTGCCTCAGtgtccagcagagcagagccaggctcagctgtcctgggaGAAGCTCCAGGATCACAGGAACACAGCCCCAGGCACACAGATTCCAG CCTCTTTGAGGATGACAACTTCTTTGAAACAGCATCTCCTAAACCACTGAAGCCTCAAGTTCCCTctgaagaggaggatgaggaggaagtg AGCATGAAGGGGCGTCCCCCTCCCGCGCCGCTCTTCGGTGACGATGATGACGATGACCTGGACTGGCTGGGATGA